In the Salvia splendens isolate huo1 chromosome 16, SspV2, whole genome shotgun sequence genome, ACATTTTAACATAAACTTACCATATGTGGTTATTATTTAATCATGGTATGATGGAGCTGGAAGCCTAATGTTGTATAGGTAATGTGTAAGGCTCAGAATGGCTATTTACCAATTTGTGTAACGATGTGAAACCATTTCAGCAGGGGTTGCAAACCAACATCTAAATTATTTATGAAAGCTTAATGTGGAATGCTTCATATAAGTATGCCAATCTGGAGGATTTACTATTCGTGAAGTAATTACAAAGAAATATGTGGATATATCTTGAGCCTTCCTTGTTGCCTCTTCAGTAAGTATTGCATTAATTCACGTACATATTGGTTTGTTGATCTCAATAATGCAGAAACCGAGGAATACGGTGTTTCTCCTCTGCACCTATAGTCAAGAGACGTGATGCTGTTACTCTTGAGACGGATGATGGCATAGCCCTAATGGTCCATGGATTTCTCAATAGGTCTCGCACACTCGAAAATGGCTTCTCTCAGGAGGTATTTGATATAGGTCCAGCAATTCCATTTATTTCGCAGACTATGGCATCCTCACGCATCTCTCCACTGATAAATTTTCGTATTTCCTATGTTATCCTACCTTTTTCAGATTTGTGATCATTTTCTGATTGGGTTTCCTTATTACTGGGAAGAGTTTGCTGCCCTGTCTGAAAGTGAAGAGCCAGTCTATTCTTGTGCTTCACCCTCTGATGCATACAAGACTCCAGACCGAGTAGTCCGTGGAAGCAATTTGATGAGTGGGAATACTAATGATGCTATATTGACTGAAGCATCAAGTGCAAAGAAGCAAAAAACTGGTGTGCAGATACAGAGCATGGATTCTGCTGGTGGTCCGTTAACAAGAAGTAAAGCTCGATTGATGGCAACTAAGAAGAGCAGGAACAAGTGACTCGAACAACAAGTGGGTGTTCTGGGGAATGAGTGCACAGTGATAGTAAACAGGTCAGAATTCCTAGCTGAATCCACACAAAGTAACTAGGTTTGGCTGAGATTGAGAATGTTCAAATATATAACTGAAGCATGCCAGGACTTCTAACAGCTGTCCACTTATGCGTCTGGCAGCAGAGCTCCTTATAGCGTTATGACTGCTAATTTCAGTAATTTGTAAAGAAATGTAGTTCACGGTGTTTATATATTAGATGCTAAAAATGGTGTTCCTCTCTCATCGATGAAGTTGTACAAACTTAAATCCTTGTTTTTCCCCTGCTGATGAAATGAAATCTGATCAATATTCTCACAACCTTCACCggcaaaatagtaaaaaaatgtactagtgttttatactactatatgttATATCTGTTTTGACTGATTTGTGGGTGTTAATGGTATAGACAGAAATTCTTGTTAATGTGAGTCCAGTGAAGTTGTGTTGGAAGAAAGAGATGCCTTTATGCATCCTCATATGATTGTCGAAATCCCTTTGGAAACTTGCACTTTTTCTTGGGGATTCTACACCTTTTCCATTCCCCATCTCTCTCCATCCCACCTTTACAGTTTTAACATTACCTATATACTATTAGAAATTCTATATTTCTATTATTGAAATATTCAACAGAATCACATTAAGGAGTTAGATTTGTATGGCCAATATTTCCCTTGTCACTCATTTCATCATATTTACCCTTCTGCAAAGCTGGTAATAGTTACATCACAATCGCTTTCTACTTTaccaacaaaacacacacacacaaacataacATTAACATATCACACTGGAAATACAAGCACAAATCAATGAGCTTTCTTCTGTGTTGTCATGAAAAAGGGGCATCTTATTAGCAACACATTGAGATTTGTGTTTTGGATTCTTGATAACTACTGCTAAATGCACTTGATTCATTGTTTTTGTTGCTGGGAATCAAATTGTGAACTGATTCCTGACTGTCCATTTCCTATTACTCATTTAAACAACTCTGGAAATGTTTATTTAATCacacattatgataaaaatcaTGGAGGTTTATCTATCTCAGTAGTAAGGATTCCTGAGTTGCAGATTTGTTTAATAATATTACAGCTCAATTATTGATGACATTGTAAAGCATGTCTGTCAGTTTAATGAGAAAAAGGGCCTCACTTACtcccaaatcacacattttaTGGTAAAACTATTTAACTTATTTGGTCATGTTTGACATTGTAACCaaattatagtattaaaaaGAGCCATTTTCCAATTTGTGTAAAGTTTCATGTAAAGATAAAACAGAAGTTTCTTGGTAATGTGTGACAGATTctgtttttagttttatttttttgtgagtGAAATTTAAGCTGTCACTATATGCCAAAACGGCCATTCTATTTTCTACATTGGTATGTATAATTTGTATTGTCACATGGCAAAGACAAGTTGAAATTAATAATCTACTCGACTTTATTTTGTTAGTATTGGGTTGTTAAATTGTTAGCGTCTGATTTGAAAGTTCACTGATTTAAATATTAGGCAATAAGCTTATTCTGGGTATTATCGTGAAACATGGGTATATAATACGGAATTTATGTTTGAAGCAACATAGTATTATAGTACCTCCGTCTCACATTAAttgtcacatttacttttctgcactcgtttcaaaaaaatgataataaataattaaagtggaaaaatagtaaagtaagagaaagaataattgAAAGAATACTATTCTCTACCTTATTATCTCTcgtattttactatttcttgactttaactatttattatcatttttacaaaacgagtgcagaaaattaaatgtgacacttaatgtgggacaAAGGTAGTAGTACGTAAGCTATCAATAAAAAGGACAAAATAAATAACCTCACAGTATCCTTTTAATATGTAAAAAATTCACGTGTTTAATATTTAGTATAGAAATCTCATTTATCGTAACAAAAACCCATTAATCATATTATTAGGATATTTTTAGGAGAAATTGTAACTCATAATTGTTGGGTGGGTAGATTATTAATTAAACATGCGTTTTTTTCTGAATCAATTTAAATGATTTTATATTTTGCATGTTTACCTCTTTTAATAAATCAGAAAAGAGATAAAGTTTAATGCCTGAGGCCAAAGGTCTCGGGTTCGAGTCCTCCGTGGCGcggcctttaaatttatgttcatttaaccataaaaaaagataaactttttcaaattaaatatctcCAAATTTAGAAAAAGATTAACTATTTCATTGAATATCTAAATAATTGTTTTACATCAAGTTGAATATATCATAAATCTTTTTAATGATGTCTTTAAAGTATAATAATCAATTCAGAAAGGATATAATATattcaatattaaaattaattttttaaaataaaatcgaTCCGATTTGATTTAAAATTTAGGGTTTAATATAGTAGTAACTAGTACGTACGTTTATTAAATAAAGTCTAAACAATTTAATACTCCTCAGtgactattatattaattttatggtAAAATATTATAAGTAGTTGTAGTACTTTCTTTTGTGCCAATTGCCTTGAACAATGGATGTTTATCCAACATAACATTAAACCTTTCAAAATATTACAATTGTgacacaaatttttaaaaatttgcaaCTACTATATCCCCAATTTCTCATCAACAATACTCTGCCATTTCATACCTGACAAATTCTGATAGAAtgagattttgattttgaagttaaaaaaaaaaactaaaaaggtGGTGAATCTGAGAGAAGTcctgtgtttttttttttttttatggtttCTTCTTTATAACTACATGCTCTCTTTCACATTAAACTGCAATCATGCTTTATACTTTTACAGCTTTTCCATTTTCCTTTCACtttctttttctcattttacataaaacaaatattattccacaaaatttatttttcacacGCACCAATTGAGTAATAGTATCATTATTTGCGGTATCGTGTATAATGAATCACTACACTGCAAAAATGCTTTATTTTTTGTAGAgcttttccatttccatttcacattaaaaaaaattataatttacaaaatttatCTTTTACATGTAATAATTAAGTTGTttataatagtactaattaTTTGCAATATAGCAGTATCATATAATGActataaattcaattttaaaactgtattgattaatataaaaaatacattctttaattgtttttttcatCTACATTGAATCACCGCATCTTATAACTTAATCGTTAAAGAATAATGTTTAATAGTAGCACCTATGACAATGAGATTGCCACTTTCCACTCTTTCGATATTTACTTCGACTGACAACTATcatatgtatattttgtttctATCAAATACTgtctaattatttatttactcacaACCTCTAATGTCGTCTATATTCCACTGATGTCGTTgctaaaaaaaactacaactATTAATAGTGGTTTTGACCCCAACATCAAAATCCTGACTTTATTATGTGATTATTGCAAACTGAACAATTAACTCCTTAATACATATTTTGAATAAACCACATCAAATACTCCTTAAATACTCCTACTTGATCGATACTTCAActttcaattaaatatttaattttttttgttttccaaCCTTTTaacaattataattaatatatcttGATAGCTTACAACCACATACATATTCTTTGAAGCACAATAACCAAATATTTCGAGACATATCACAATCTCCTCGACGATTCACAAAAGTGCGTCAAAACAAAGATATAAGCACAATATCAATAATGTTTAGCCAGATTAATCTCCATTAATTAGCATTAGCAAACTCCATTAAGCATCTGTATAAAGGGCAGCTTTTAAAATAAGGAGGTGTACTTAACGACAAAAAGAGATGCCTCTAatcatctttttcttttgttttttacaTCTTGGAAAAGGTCAAGGCataccccaccccaccccacccctcCCCTTCCTTGTtcataattttcttaatttatttagtaTATTATTCTATGACAAACGTTACTATCTGAGATGCTCCAAGACAATGTGGGTATCTACCCTTTTTTCACTTTCCTTAATGTGTTTTCACAAATTAAGATTAGACAAAACATAACCCCACAAAATTTCATCTCCTTTCAAGCATCCAATGTTGCCTTTTTAGCCTCAACTTTCATCCCTTTTTAGGACAACCTATTTTATCTAACCCCTTTCAATTTGTTTCTTTCGCCTTCTACACAGTACATTCCCATATACTAATATATACAcacaattaatattaattaggATATAATGTAGTATTAATTTCTTTtgcacaaaacacacacacagagacaTAGCCATTTCGATTTGCGTCCTAATTTGGTTTCTTGGATTGGATGAACATACATGGAGTGCCTTGACAGGCACctccaaaaaaattaatagttttttcTTAACATCGATTTTCATGTATGTTTAAATAGGTAACAGTCcatttgaattttaataatattttaatcattattgaAGGCTTCCAAGGGAAAATATGCTCTTCAAAAATGTCAATAAAATATATTGGGTCAACAAGTAGTTGCCTATTCAAAATTAGTAGTAACCCGGACTCGTGAAGTGTGTGGAAAGTGGAATTAGAAAAgaattattaaaatgataaatacaATATTCCGTATAGTCTTTAATATTAAAATGAACCCCAAtaactttttttataatttgcaAATTAcagattgattgattgattctAGTAATTGAGTAGATTACTTTATCTAATATTGAAAGTCTCGAATTGCCCAAACCTTTTGCCTTCACCTTTTCTCTTTCACTTTTTTGTTGACCTCAAACTCCAAAACTTCTTCCATTAGAATACTGGAAATGcatatttcatgttttttaCTATCAGTATTtggaatattttattcttaatcCACCCTGGCTATCTTGATTCATCAACACTATCACAATTACTcagtttctctctctccaagAGATGGTAAAAAACAATTGTTCTATTTCCAATTTTTTACTTATGTTTTCTTGTAGTTGTTGCTGTCAGCCTGTTACAGTCTGAATATACTAATATAAGACTGCAAattgatataattaaataccctATTAATAGGTTGAGATTTAGGGGGAGATAAAAAATGAGATAATTCACTAATTATAGAAGTATATATTTGTCAGCAATTGACAATGTGATGGAGTGCCGGTCACCAACTCCCACTCACAACACAACGATTGAAAGGAATGTGGATTTGGAGCTTAGTTCTAATTTCTTGTCACCaaaatcttttcttttcttattctattttatagtagtagaagtaacaaaaatttaatctttttatttGTGGATTCAAATCACTACTACTATTTCAGTTCTTGGATTTCTTCTAATAGCAGCTATATATAGCAAAGTGCCACCTTTATTGCAGGGAGCGAGCGTCTACTTTTGTACACTTTTGTTGACATACTAGTATTAGACTTTCTTCCCTGAATTCAACAAAGGAGAATCAATCCCACACACGAAATCTCTGTCTTGCTACCACTTTTACTTCTTTTAACACCAAAAGCCATTGTTGCAGCACCAGATTTTTGTACCTTTTCTTTAGCAAAGAAGAGGCCCTCATAGTCAAAAGGGTCATTTTTTACTTGTGGGATGTCTATCTTTTGTGTGATGCTACTACTAAAACCTAGCATCAATGTGCTTGAAAAACTTGTGGGTTTTGACTGTAGCTGAGGTTTTTCAAGACCCCTTTTCGCTTGCGTTCTACACTctaaaaaaatctcaatctTGACTTTGGAACAGAGCTTGTGAGTGGTAATGTCTCTTCTATACTttcttggttttttttttcagttttgtttACTTTTTAAACCTGCTTGTTGAGATTAAGTTTGATTTTTGCAGAGATGGCTTTTGAAGGGTTTAGCAGTAGTAAATGGCCTGGGCTGGTTAGACATCAACGTTCGAACAGGTAACTTTCTATTATTGCAGTGTTTACTTCTCTGTCCTTTTTGGCTAAATTTACCTTTGAAAAGTAATGAGTTTTGCAAGGGTTTGTAGCATAGGAGGATGGAGGGCTTTAAAGCTATATGCTTTGGTGTAGCATAGTAAATGTCATCGATTTCATAATGGCTTCTATCAATGTGGGTTGTATTTCTTGTCCGATACTATTCTCTTGCATATGCACTTTGGAAGAGTTGAG is a window encoding:
- the LOC121769967 gene encoding uncharacterized protein LOC121769967 — protein: MGSEGFNSSKWPGLVRQHNTKRGSFSDSKRCDERKLVQSSEAASGRKSVLLQDWWLIKAGPDTHGKRIGIGGSTLEGNRGIRCFSSAPIVKRRDAVTLETDDGIALMVHGFLNRSRTLENGFSQEICDHFLIGFPYYWEEFAALSESEEPVYSCASPSDAYKTPDRVVRGSNLMSGNTNDAILTEASSAKKQKTGVQIQSMDSAGGPLTRSKARLMATKKSRNK